Proteins encoded within one genomic window of Vanrija pseudolonga chromosome 3, complete sequence:
- the VIP1 gene encoding Inositol hexakisphosphate and diphosphoinositol-pentakisphosphate kinase: protein MHIRQLPLYFVNRAMSGQPPHSPVPPRVLASVSPISPAPSTPSAVTTPVRSSPVPANKLPVVTLGVCAMDAKARSKAMREILTRLVENERGGVDVKIFGDVVILEEDINHWPQVDVLISFFSTDFPLPKALAYTQIPNRTPPISINSLAMQSLLWDRRLVLAILDHIGVATPKRAEVNRDGGPRIPRQLRLRVRKELGLVLPGHLAKDEESWDPVVVPDRWKGKSKKEPVPRGRDVILREDGDAIIINGKVIEKPFVEKPVDGEDHNVYIYYRGGGGRRLFRKVGNKSSEYDPNLYHPRTVGSFIYEEFINVDNAEDVKVYTVGPKFSHAETRKSPVVDGLVQRNADGKETRFITKLSTDEEAYARDIVEAFGQRVCGFDLLRCEGGVRSMVIDVNGWSFVKGNEGYYDKAAEILSDVCQVARERKAACLPKAALMPPPTSVPTTSSTLRATVTVLRHADRTPKMKLKFTFPAHEPWSQPFLALLRGHREEIILRDPRQLNYILLAAEESEKTPGITPEILHKLEQLREVLTNKMSLTGTKAQLKPAFAKKKDGDGKDKKDKKDKKDKGGSDDEGELTETEARQRVDDWLKRGTVGGGPQAVSDAQATDAPVPHTPDMRAVLSGNTENYGVPEGLEKMQLVVKWGGESTHAARYQARDLGDQVKKDLQIMNKDVLSNVKIYTSSERRVIVSVNLACPADAKNTAQIFAHALLGQEGSQPATPSSRTGSGGNGDLSGPLISHLIQRRDLLDDNNAGKEKMQEAKKKLKILLRSGETEKRSDLAWPKNFKKEPVEVVAEVIEQLTELRKIMRANYENGNVERIPQQRWCSGDSPWLFRERWEKIFEDWVGVKQEKFDPSRVSELYDSLKYDALHNRNFLFAVFDPEGKGQSSKPGSERQDRRLHELYARAKALFDLVGPQEYGFDAEAKEEIGVLTSLPLLRKVWADLEEAKTTGKSLASFYFTKESHITTFVHLLLASGLPFTNIRIPELDYCSNVNIELWEKSSSRGQKDFSIRVSISEGAHSPAVLDSNVDARHSLTVQPRRKMTSHVDWAIAEKCLSKHFDKGLTFSTTPLEGDEVYLKKAIQDESVLPLSLTRAGEDTPRGLSSASSYRSTASDAGW from the exons ATGCATATCAGACAACTCCCGCTCTACTTTGTCAACAGAGCAATGTCGGGCCAACCCCCTCACTCGCCCGTACCCCCGCGGGTGCTCGCGAGCGTGAGCCCCATCtcgccggcaccgtcgacCCCAAGTGCAGTCACCACGCCCGTCAGGTCGTCGCCCGTCCCGGCCAACAAGCTGCCAGTGGTCACGCTCGGCGTGTGCGCCATggacgccaaggcgcgcTCCAAGGCCATGCGCGAGATCCTGACCCGCCTCGTGGAAaacgagcgcggcggcgtcgacgtcaagaTCTTTGGCGACGTCGTGATCCTCGAAGAGG ACATCAACCACTGGCCCCAGGTCGACGTGCTCATCTCGTTTTTCTCGACCGACTTCCCGCTCCCCAAGGCCCTCGCCTACACGCAGATTCCGaaccgcacgccgccgatcTCGATCAACTCGCTGGCTATGCAGTCGCTGCTGTGGGACAGGCGGCTGGTGCTCGCCATCCTTGACCACATTGGCGTCGCGACCcccaagcgcgccgaggtgaacCGCGATGGCGGACCCCGCATCCCCCGCCAGCTCCGTCTCCGCGTCCGCAAGGAGCTCGGTCTCGTCCTGCCCGGCCACttggccaaggacgaggagtcGTGggaccccgtcgtcgtgcccgacCGCTGGAAGGGCAAGTCGAAGAAGGAGCCCGTGCCCCGCGGCCGTGATGTCATCCTCCGCGAGGACGGTgacgccatcatcatcaacgGCAAGGTCATTGAGAAGCCCTTTGTCGAGAAGCccgtcgatggcgaggaccACAACGTTTACATCTACTAccgcggtggcggtggccgtCGCCTCTTCCGCAAG GTCGGAAACAAGTCGAGCGAGTACGACCCCAACCTCTACCACCCTCGCACGGTCGGCTCCTTCATCTATGAGGAGTTCATCAACGTCGACAATG ccgaggacgtcaaggTCTACACTGTCGGACCAAAGTTCTCGCACGCCGAGACCCGCAAGTCGCCGGTTGTTGACGGCCTCGTTCAGcgcaacgccgacggcaaggagacTCGCTTTATCACCAAGCTGTCCACTGACGAGGAGGCGTACGCTCGTGACATTGTTGAGGCGTTTGGCCAGCGCGTGTGCGGCTTCGACCTCCTTCGCTGCGAGGGCGGCGTCCGCTCCATGGTGATCGACGTCAACGGTTGGAGCTTCGTCAAGGGTAACGAGGGCTACTACGACAAGGCTGCCGAGATCCTCTCGGACGTTTGCCAGGTCGCTCGTGAGCGTAAGGCTGCATGCCTGCCCAAGGCGGCCCTTATGCCTCCCCCCACGTCCGTCCctacgacctcgagcacccTGCGTGCCACGGTCACCGTCttgcgccacgccgaccgcACCCCGAAGATGAAGCTCAAG TTCACCTTCCCGGCTCACGAGCCCTGGTCGCAGCCtttcctcgccctcctccgaGGACACCGCGAAGAGATTATCCTTCGTGACCCCCGCCAGCTCAACTACATTCTCCTTGCGGCTGAGGAGTCAGAGAAGACTCCAGGCATCACCCCCGAGATCCTGCACAAGCTCGAGCAGTTGCGTGAGGTCCTCACCAACAAGATGTCCCTCACCGGCACCAAGGCGCAGCTCAAGCCCGCGTtcgccaagaagaaggacggTGAtggcaaggacaagaaggacaagaaggataagaaggacaagggcggctcggacgacgagggcgagctcacCGAGACCGAGGCCCGTCAGCGTGTCGACGACTGGCTTAAGCGCGGAACTGTTGGTGGCGGACCCCAGGCAGTGTCCGATGCCCAGGCCACCGACGCCCCGGTGCCCCACACCCCCGACATGCGTGCCGTTCTCTCTGGCAACACTGAGAACTACGGTGTCCCTGAGGGTCTTGAGAAGATGCAGCTGGTGGTCAAGTGGGGTGGTGAGAGCACTCACGCAGCCCGCTACCaggcgcgcgacctcggtgaCCAGGTCAAGAAG GACCTCCAGATCATGA ACAAGGACGTCCTGTCCAACGTCAAGATCTACACGTCGTCGGAGCGCCGTGTCATCGTAAGCGTCAACTTGGCAtgccccgctgacgccaaGAACACCGCCCAGATCTTCGCCCACGCCCTCTTGGGCCAGGAAGGCTCTCAGCCTGCTACTCCCTCATCCCGTACGGGCAGTGGGGGCAATGGTGATCTGAGCGGTCCGCTTATCAGCCACCTCATTCAGCGTCGTGACCttctcgacgacaacaacgcAGGCAAGGAGAAGATGcaggaggccaagaagaagctcaAGATTCTGCTCCGCTCCGGCGAGACCGAGAAGCGCTCCGATCTTGCTTGGCCCAAGAACTTCAAGAAGGAgccggtcgaggtcgtcgccgaggtgaTTGAGCAGCTGACCGAGCTTCGTAAGATCATGCGTGCCAACTATGAGAATGGCAATGTTGAGCGCATCCCGCAGCAGCGTTGGTGCTCAGGCGACTCGCCCTGGCTCTTCCGTGAGCGCTGGGAGAAGATCTTCGAGGACTGGGTCGGCGTCAAGCAGGAGAAGTTTGACCCATCGCGTGTTTCCGAGCTGTACGACAGC CTCAAATATGATGCTTTGCACAACCGCAACTTCTTGTTCGCCGTCTTCGACCCCGAGGGTAAGGGCCAGTCGAGCAAGCCTGGAAGTGAGCGTCAGGACCGTCGCTTGCACGAGCTGTACGCTCGCGCCAAGGCGCTGTTCGACCTTGTCGGCCCCCAGGAGTATGGCTTCGACGcggaggccaaggaggagattgGCGTGCTCACCTCCTTGCCGCTGCTCCGCAAGGTGTGGGCAgacctcgaggaggccaagacgACCGGCAAGAGCCTCGCGAGCTTCTACTTTACCAAGGAGTCGCACATTACGACCTTTGTGCACCTCCTTCTGGCGTCCGGTCTGCCGTTCACCAACATCCGAatccccgagctcgactaCTGCTCGAATGTCAACATTGAGCTGTGGGAGAAGTCGTCAAGCCGCGGCCAGAAGGACTTCTCGATCCGCGTATCGATCTCCGAGGGCGCCCACAGCCCGGCGGTGCTGGACAGCAACGTGGATGCG CGCCACAGTTTAACTGTGCAGCCGCGCAGAAAGATGACCTCGCACGTCGACTGGGCGATTGCTGAAAAGTGCCTCTCCAAGCACTTTGACAAGGGTCTCACATTCTCCACCACCCCGCTCGAG ggcgacgaggtgtaCCTGAAAAAGGCTATCCAAGACGAGTCTGTTCTCCCGCTGTCGCTTACGCGTGCTGGCGAGGACACGCCCCGGGGATTGAGTTCTGCGAGCTCGTACCGCAGTACTGCGAGCGATGCTGGATGGTAG
- the CTR86 gene encoding Copper transport protein 86: MDASSLVHALAQEGTVAHDEVCLASAGQLERAARFVAVHLGDRPEIFEELEQAQGAGADADDVWALLGRLWAQLADSFDPTPGSAAARAQLASEDSRIALALAAAKLERNLVAGVYEYQKAAHPHEPAVRRVIFNVTTFTRIEDPKFFTLHAVLAQLLSNLVSPTSDPRSEDLADTTLETYLSGGRDDDVVIRLLDSRDIKTNTATIHLINNLTRDERRIPLLLRPAGVKWLAQLLGRMDEWLEAQDGLFELAAAIFSRVIDAGLQAQLYAALAVPDEAVTPSQTTLLKLVDSSLASASPSSPNPAPSPNAFILDAWHALARYAALSMNSGQDDARLPKILAALILATEALSAIVLRAQARADAAERKRRPVVAGGDEEMVAAMKSGEKSVVKPLVELLRATNTFLPRVKPTRPEDAPEATQAQLPFANIKRDLVRLLAALAYGDTAFGDAVREAGGVELVLSLCETDERNPYLREHALLAVRNLMTGNPANQAIIAQMDPLGVVGDNGELLPLPEKMKKGYQSTVAPGPDGAA, translated from the exons ATGGACGCATCGTCCCTCGTCCACGCCCTAGCGCAAGAGGGCACAGTCGCACACGACGAAGTGTGCCTCGCATCGGCGGGGCAGCTGGAGCGGGCAGCGCGGTTCGTCGCGGTCCATCTGGGCGATAG ACCAGAAATCTTCGAGGAGCTGGAACAGGCGCAGGGCGcaggcgccgacgccgacgacgtaTGGGCGTTGCTAGGGCGCCTGTgggcgcagctcgccgacagcTTTGACCCTACCCCCGGGAGCGCAGCAGCCAGAGCCCAGCTCGCGAGCGAGGACTCGCGgatcgcgctcgcgctcgccgccgccaagctggAGCGGaacctcgtcgccggcgtgtACGAGTACCAGAAGGCCGCGCA CCCGCACGAGCCGGCCGTCCGCCGCGTGATCTTCAACGTGACTACGTTTACGAGGATCGAAGACCCGAAAT TCTTTACTCTACATGCCGTGCTCGCACAGCTGCTCTCCAACCTCGTCTCTCCCACCTCGGACCCGAGGTCAGAGGACCTGGCGGATACCACGCTCGAGACGTACCTCTCCGGCGggcgtgacgacgacgtagtGAT ccgcctgctcgactcgcgcgaCATCAAGACCAACACGGCGACAATACACCTCATCAACAACCTGACGCGGGACGAGCGCAGAAT ACCCCTGCTCCTCCGCCCTGCAGGCGTGAAATggctcgcgcagctcctgGGCCGGATGGACGAGTGGCTCGAGGCGCAGGACGGGCTgttcgagctcgcggccgccatcTTCTCGCGGGTCATCGACGCCGGGCTCCAGGCGCAGCTGtatgccgcgctcgcggtcccCGACGAGGCAGTCACGCCGTCGCAGACGACGctgctcaagctcgtcgactcgtcgctcgcgtcggcgtcgccatcatcgcccaaccccgcgccgtcgcccaacGCCTTCATCCTGGACGCGTGGCACGCGCTGGCGCGCTACGCCGCGCTGTCGATGAACAGCGGGcaggacgacgcgcgcctgcCCAAGatcctcgcggcgctcatcctcgccacgGAGGCGCTGTCTGCCATCGTGCTGAGGGCACAggctcgcgccgacgccgccgagcggaAGCGGAGGCCAGTCGtagccggcggcgacgaggagatggtcGCGGCGATGAAGAGCGGCGAGAAGAGCGTCGTCAagccgctcgtcgagctgctcagAGCCACCAACACGTTCCTCCCCCGCGTTAAGCCTACGCGACCAGAAGACGCGCCAGAGGCAACGCAAGCCCAGCTGCCGTTCGCGAATATCAagcgcgacctcgtgcgcctgctcgctgccctGGCGTACGGGGACACGGCGttcggcgacgccgtgcgcgaggcgggcggcgtcgagcttgtgCTTTCCCTCTGCGAGACGGACGAACGCAACCCAT ACCtccgcgagcacgcgctcctcgccgtgcgTAACCTCATGACTGGTAACCCCGCAAACCAGGCCATCATCGCGCAGATGgacccgctcggcgtcgttggcgacAACGGCGAGCTCTTGCCACTCCCAGAGAAGATGAAGAAGGGGTACCAGAGCACCGTGGCGCCCGGCCCCGACGGCGCAGCTTAG
- the ssr2 gene encoding SWI/SNF and RSC complexes subunit ssr2, with amino-acid sequence MSPPPVDAPSPTPSNMPPPNAKRPRNTGTPSSLPAAAGGGNGSNAARTKRKKPEGSVGPESSTSDTRDRRPVSFGVGMVKGREGEWSEPADVKTKINFLDLPTEALYRYLEVHDLLPRWDVSPWSEEPCTPPTALYTIPPPPPIVPILPASPKRADGMDVDSAPAPVPEPAPPAPPVAEAPEVRGAADGGDVDGPKPEPSADDEAAAEAAQDEENNAPPTTRSKTAPLRKASTPESSPQPPRVKRGVMTLSDVHAARAILAEKANAHWVKGLGGGQNREGETIVNFLYKNKVGHVPQESAPADTELEGDVTAHDLSNAPGKEREREPVFGGEIANISTEGQAAMDVDEANGGDAATPAAADAARLSPNDLHALATTYLASQTHPLIVPSYSSWFSMSTIHPIERKSLPEFFSKRNRSKTPAVYKDYRDFMINTYRLNPGEYLTVTACRRNLAGDVGAIMRVHGFLEQWGLINYQVDPDTKPAPLGPPFTGHFRVTLDTPKGLSNLHPGSKPGAGALGANGAAAGGLTGSNLDLRKVIYKSTSSGLSGPGRTQTSTEDEAAQTAEVAANGSPQARPSHSCATCGTDCTRTRYHSVKDGKYTVCPTCYVSGRFPSTMFSGDFVRLDDEVFKHASGTQADDWTDQETLLLLEGVEMYDDEWQAVANHVATRSKEQCIAKFLQLPIEDQYLTSDPGANIGPLRYQAGLNGLPFESAENPVMSVVTFLASAVGPAVAAAAAQSALGELAQGLKRKRDAAVAKEADKDKAKSPEDKEAGDKEGANGDAEGEEGAAEKRQKTDDSVKPEAIEVDAEGVVATTDAEGDEGPTKTSLERAASIAIGAAAAKASSLAGHEETRLAGLVSRLVAAQARKVELKLGLFEKLEEVLEDEKRKLELDRQRLFRERLAVQKQLAQVDDLLRRARDQAAAAPPPAAAAATTPAAAATPAAAPAADASPAAVASGATPAAAAAATPGSIPAATPGAVSPADVAAVRESIAPTTAEQVEEVKEDVPAPEKEGTTVEQL; translated from the exons ATGTCCCCACCAccggtcgacgcgccgtcgcccacacCGAGCAACATGCCGCCTCCGAACGCAAAGCGGCCTCGCAACACCGGCACCCCGTCGTCCCTCCCTGctgcggcaggcggcggcaacggctcGAACGCGGCCCGCACGAAGCGGAAAAAGCCAGAGGGCTCAGTCGGGCCAGAGAGCAGCACGAGCGACACGCGTGATCGCCGCCCCGTCAGCTTTGGCGTCGGCATGGTCAAGGGCCGTGAGGGCGAATGGAGCGAACCCGCCGACGTCAAGACCAAG ATCAACTTTTTAGACCTGCCAACAGAAGCTCTGTACCGCTATCTCGAGGTGCACGACCTCCTGCCCCGCTGGGACGTGTCGCCGTGGTCCGAGGAGCCATGTACCCCTC CCACGGCGCTGTACACGattccgccgccgccgcctatCGTTCCTATCCTCCCAGCATCACCAAAGCGGGCTGACGGGATGGatgtcgactcggcgcctgcgcctgtTCCCGAGCCTGCTCCGCCTGCGCCCCCGGTGGCAGAGGCACCAGAGGTGCGCGGAGcagccgacggcggcgacgtggaCGGACCCAAGCCTGAACCCAGTGCGGATGACGAGGCGGCAGCAGAGGCAGCACAAGACGAGGAGAACAAcgcgccgccaacgaccCGCTCCAAGACGGCCCCGCTGCGCaaggcgtcgacgccagagtcctcgccccagccgcccaGAGTGAAGCGCGGCGTCATGACCCTCAGCGACGTGCATGCTGCACGTGCGATTCTTGCCGAGAAGGCAAATGCGCACTGGGtcaagggcctcggcggtggccagaaccgcgagggcgagacgaTTGTCAACTTCCTGTACAAGAACAAGGTTGGACATG TCCCACAAGAGTCGGCACCGGCCGATACCGAGCTCGAAGGCGACGTGACGGCCCACGACCTCTCAAACGCCCCaggcaaggagcgcgagcgcgagcccgtGTTCGGCGGTGAGATTGCAAACATCAGCACCGAGGGCCAGGCCGccatggacgtcgacgaggccaacgGTGGCG ACGCCgcgacccccgccgccgccgacgcggcgcgcctctCCCCCAACGAcctgcacgcgctcgcgacgaccTACCTCGCCAGCCAGACGCACCCGCTCATCGTGccctcgtactcgtcgtgGTTCTCCATGTCGACCATCCACCCCATTGAGCGCAAGTCGCTCCCAGAGTTCTTCTCCAAGCGCAACCGCTCCAAGACGCCCGCCGTCTACAAGGACTACCGCGACTTTATGATCAACACGTACCGCCTCAACCCGGGAGAGTACCTGACCGTCACGGCGTGCCGCCGTAACCTtgccggcgacgtcggcgccatcatGCGCGTCCACGGCTTCCTTGAGCAGTGGGGCCTCATCAACTACCAGGTCGACCCCGACACCAAGCCCGCGCCCCTCGGCCCTCCTTTTACCGGCCATTTCCGTGTCACCCTCGACACGCCCAAGGGCCTGAGCAACCTGCACCCGGGAAGCAAGcctggtgccggcgcgcttGGTGCTAAcggtgccgctgctggcggacTGACCGGCtccaacctcgacctccgcAAGGTCATCTAcaagtcgacgtcgagcggcttgTCAGGCCCCGGTCGCACCCAGACGTCtaccgaggacgaggctgcccagacggccgaggtcgctgccAACGGCAGCCCCCAGGCGCGCCCCTCGCACAGCTGTGCTACCTGCGGCACCGActgcacgcgcacgcgctaCCACTCggtcaaggacggcaagtACACCGTCTGCCCGACCTGCTACGTGTCTGGCCGCTTCCCTTCGACCATGTTCTCGGGCGACTTTGTGCgtcttgacgacgaggtcttCAAGCACGCTTCCGGcacccaggccgacgacTGGACCGACCAGGAGACCCTCCTCCTGCTTGAGGGTGTTGAGatgtacgacgacgagtggcaGGCGGTCGCCAACCACGTCGCCACGCGCAGCAAGGAGCAGTGTATCGCCAAGTTCCTCCAGCTCCCCATCGAGGACCAGTACCTCACGTCGGACCCTGGAGCCAACATTGGCCCATTGCGCTACCAGGCTGGCCTCAACGGCCTGCCCTTCGAGTCGGCCGAGAACCCCGTTATGAGCGTcgtcaccttcctcgccagcGCTGTtggccccgccgtcgccgctgcggctgctcagagcgcccttggcgagctcgcccagggcctcaagcgcaagcgcgatgccgccgttgccaaggaggccgacaaggacaaggccaagtcccccgaggacaaggaggcgGGAGACAAGGAGGGTGCCAacggtgacgccgagggcgaggagggcgcggcCGAGAAGCGCCAGAAGACGGACGACAGcgtcaagcccgaggcgatcgaggtcgacgccgagggagTGGTCGCGACCactgacgccgagggcgacgagggacCGACAAAGACGTCGCTGGAGCGTGCTGCCTCCATCGCCAttggtgccgccgccgccaaggcgtcCAGCCTGGCCGGCCACGAGGAGACACGCTTGGCAGGACTTGTCTCCCGGCTTGTCGCTGCGCAGGCGCGCAAggtcgagctcaagctcggcctgtTTGAaaagctcgaggaggtgctggaggacgagaagcgcaagctcgagctcgaccgccaACGGTTGTTCCGCGAGCGACTGGCCGTGCAGAAGCAGCTTGcgcaggtcgacgacctgctgcgccgtgcgcgcgaccaggccgcggccgccccgccgcccgccgctgctgctgctactactcctgctgctgctgctacgcctgccgccgcccccgccgccgacgcgtcgccggccgctGTTGCCTCGGGTGCCACCCcagccgctgcggccgctgcgaCGCCGGGCTCCATACCGGCCGCAACGCCAGGCGCCGTGTCACCTGCCGACGTGGCTGCCGTGCGCGAAAGCATTGCGCCAACGAcggccgagcaggtcgaggaggtcaaggaggacgtgcccgcgcccgagaaggagggcacGACTGTCGAGCAGCTCTAA
- the FCF1 gene encoding rRNA-processing protein FCF1, whose product MGKAKVTRKFAAVKRMLKPSDPRLKENIEKAAKVEQKKKQLEEKKQVAQVSSSLFLSHNTDLGPPYRVLVDTNFINFSIQNKIELVQGMMDCLMAKCIPTISDCVLAELEKLGPKYRLALKIAKDPRFDRVHCDHKGTYADDCLVERVSAHKCYIVATCDRDLRRRIRKVPGVPLMYVVKHRYQIERLPDGGASFI is encoded by the exons ATG GGAAAAGCAAAGGTCACGCGCAAGTTTGCCGCCGTCAAGCGCATGCTCAAGCCGAGCGACCCGCGGTT GAAGGAGAACATTGAGaaggcggccaaggtcgagcagaagaagaagcagctGGAAGAGAAGAAGCAGGT TGCCCAggtctcgagctc cctcTTCCTCTCGCACAACACGGACCTCGGGCCGCCGTaccgcgtgctcgtcgacaccaACTTTATCAACTTTTCCATCCAGAACAAGATTGAGCTGGTGCAGGGCATGATGGATTGCCTGATGGCCAAGT GCATCCCCACCATCTCGGActgcgtgctcgccgagctcgagaagctggGGCCAAAGTACCGTCTTGCGCTCAA GATCGCAAAGGACCCGCGCTTCGACCGCGTCCACTGTGACC ACAAGGGAACGTATGCCGACGActgcctcgtcgagcgtgtctCCGCGCACAAGTGCTACATTGTCGCTACT TGCGATCGCGACCTCCGCCGCAGGATACGCAAGGTGCCCGGCGTGCCGCTCATGTACGTCGTCAAGCACCGCTACCAGATCGAGCGCCTGCCCGACGGCGGTGCGTCGTTTATCTAG